The following are from one region of the Biomphalaria glabrata chromosome 12, xgBioGlab47.1, whole genome shotgun sequence genome:
- the LOC106050994 gene encoding phosphatidylserine decarboxylase proenzyme, mitochondrial-like isoform X3 codes for MVKLLYQISKWSKKRVMDQRRIRIKRTRKQCLMLWKLISMSALLGALKSARKDHRNNTINLYRRMPLKTLSRLWGKFNQMELPIFLRKPLLGLYIWMFGCNIEEAEIEDLKLYRNLGEFFRRQLKPHVRPIDNEHILTSPADGKILYYGEVKNGILEQVKGVTYSLRGFLGPQTWTASPQVQDVSHISDEDYQKVLSLKPGNELYHVIVYLAPGDYHRFHSPATWTIHHRRHFPGELLSVNPGVARWLQGLFNFNERAVYTGEWEHGFFSMAAVGATNVGSIKIYCDEELETNTRTKHPEYTYFDKRFTTPVEVEKGDMFGEFNLGSTMVLIFEAPSGFVFKVKEGDKIKYGRPLGTAP; via the exons ATGGTGAAGTTACTGTATCAAATTTCAAAATGGAGCAAAAAGAGAGTCATGGATCAAAGGCGTATTCGCATAAAAAGGACAAGAAAGCAGTGTTTGATGTTGTGGAAATTAATTTCGATGTCAGCTTTGCTTGGAGCATTAAAATCAGCCCGCAAGGATCATAGAAATAATACT aTTAACTTGTATAGGCGGATGCCCTTAAAGACTTTGTCCAGATTATGGGGTAAATTCAACCAAATGGAATTACCCATCTTTTTACGAAAGCCCTTGCTAGGTCTTTATATCTGGATGTTTGGTTGTAATATTGAAGAGGCTGAAATAGAAGATCTTAAGCTGTACAGAAACTTGGGAGAGTTCTTCCGCCGACAGTTAAAACCTCATGTCAGACCAATTGACAATGAACATATTTTa acgtCACCTGCAGACGGTAAAATATTATACTATGGTGAAGTTAAAAATGGCATCTTAGAACAGGTTAAGGGTGTCACATACTCATTGCGAGGTTTCCTGGGACCACAGACATGGACAGCCTCACCCCAAGTACAGGACGTAAGCCATATTTCTGATGAGGACTATCAGAAGGTGTTGTCTCTGAAACCAGGCAACGAGCTGTACCATGTTATTGTATACCTAGCACCTGGCGACTACCACAGATTTCATTCCCCAGCCACATGGACCATTCACCACAGAAGACATTTCCCAG GTGAGCTACTGAGCGTGAACCCTGGTGTCGCACGCTGGTTGCAGGGATTGTTTAACTTCAATGAACGTGCTGTCTATACAGGGGAATGGGAACATGGCTTCTTCTCTATGGCAGCCGTGGGTGCAACAAATGTTGGATCCATCAAAATATATTGTGATGAG GAGCTGGAGACTAACACTAGAACCAAGCACCCAGAGTATACTTACTTTGACAAGAGATTCACCACGCCAGTTGAAGTAGAAAAGGGGGACATGTTTGGGGAGTTCAACTTGGGATCCACTATGGTGTTAATCTTCGAAGCCCCCAGCGGATTTGTCTTCAAAGTGAAAGAGGGGGATAAAATCAAATATGGTCGTCCTCTTGGAACTGCGCCTTAA